Proteins from one Gibbsiella quercinecans genomic window:
- the queG gene encoding tRNA epoxyqueuosine(34) reductase QueG: protein MTNPLDLNQLAQHIKQWGQSLGFQQVGICDTDLSAEEPKLQAWLDKQYHGEMEWMARHGMLRARPHELLPGTLRVISVRMNYLPAKAAFASTLRNPELGYVSRYALGRDYHKLLRQRLKKLGEQIKAYCGELNFRPFVDSAPVMERALAAKSGIGWIGKHSLILNREAGSWFFLGELLIDLPLPVDRPQQEQCGRCVACITTCPTGAIVAPYTVDARRCISYLTIELEGVIPLEFRPLLGNRIYGCDDCQLICPWNRFSQLTDEDDFSPRAALHAPELVELFGWSEEKFLRITEGSAIRRIGHLRWLRNIAVALGNAPYLDSAVLALRARQGESAMLDEHIAWALEQQLARRAEQGIAVLTTQKKRLIRAVEKGLPRDA from the coding sequence ATGACCAATCCCCTTGATCTCAATCAACTCGCCCAACATATCAAGCAATGGGGGCAATCGCTAGGATTCCAGCAGGTTGGCATCTGCGATACCGATCTCAGCGCCGAAGAACCCAAATTGCAGGCGTGGCTGGACAAGCAGTATCACGGCGAGATGGAATGGATGGCGCGCCATGGCATGCTGCGTGCCCGCCCACATGAGCTGCTGCCCGGCACGCTGCGGGTGATCAGCGTGCGGATGAACTACCTGCCGGCCAAGGCGGCTTTCGCCAGCACCCTACGCAACCCCGAGCTGGGGTATGTCAGCCGCTACGCGCTTGGCCGCGACTATCACAAACTTTTGCGGCAGCGGCTGAAGAAGCTGGGTGAGCAGATCAAAGCCTACTGCGGTGAACTGAATTTCCGCCCCTTTGTGGATTCCGCACCGGTTATGGAGCGGGCTTTGGCCGCCAAATCCGGTATTGGATGGATTGGCAAGCACTCACTTATATTAAACCGTGAAGCCGGCTCTTGGTTCTTCCTCGGCGAGTTGCTGATCGATCTGCCGCTGCCTGTCGATCGGCCGCAGCAAGAGCAGTGCGGGCGCTGCGTCGCCTGTATCACCACCTGCCCAACCGGTGCCATCGTAGCCCCCTACACCGTCGATGCCCGGCGCTGCATCTCTTACCTGACCATTGAGTTAGAAGGCGTTATCCCGCTTGAGTTCCGCCCGTTACTGGGTAACCGGATCTATGGCTGTGATGACTGCCAGTTGATTTGCCCGTGGAACCGCTTTTCCCAGCTCACGGATGAGGATGACTTCAGCCCGCGCGCCGCGCTGCATGCTCCCGAATTGGTTGAGCTGTTCGGTTGGAGCGAAGAGAAGTTCCTGCGCATCACGGAAGGCTCCGCCATCCGGCGCATTGGCCACCTGCGCTGGCTGCGCAACATTGCGGTAGCGCTCGGCAATGCGCCCTATTTGGACAGCGCCGTTCTGGCCCTGCGCGCACGGCAAGGGGAAAGCGCCATGTTGGATGAGCATATCGCCTGGGCGTTGGAACAACAGTTGGCACGGCGTGCCGAACAGGGAATTGCCGTATTGACCACGCAGAAAAAACGCCTTATCCGCGCCGTTGAAAAAGGATTGCCGAGAGATGCCTGA
- a CDS encoding TolC family protein, whose protein sequence is MPCSFAGEKISSPDKHQNDSEAPGGFWGVFSAIPTPQNMPAGSNELADKLQVSPAEIELRPLGKPPQSQQADRMINWLDAIHVAVNRHPSIISSVASLESTGFGVEAANAGYLPNISAGVTSGRQEDKGTGQIATLGLSQMLYDFGKTGSMVDLASAKFLRQQASVLEQVDSIIQQTALALNEVYRYAQLVENARLQVASLRDILKLTQMRAQAGASSRIDPVQAQARVEAAEAQQQEMEIKLQQERFLLQSLLGQSVVEAQLSAPQDLLPLIQREGERVDLNKNPTVLVAQADAVIAKAELRSYKAQRYPTLSLEASSNKYVGNIADYQTRSQYNNVYLSLNSSIYQGGALVAQENASAKALEAARTTIDSKKIQLTDQQRSYYHNILGLQRNIKILKKRMETITETRALYREQYLSLGNRNALDLLNAEQEISRAQLDLINAACDLWASELNYVVLSGMARDVFNLNNKIIHGLRIAP, encoded by the coding sequence ATGCCATGTTCATTTGCCGGCGAGAAAATCTCCTCGCCTGATAAACACCAGAATGACAGTGAAGCACCGGGTGGGTTTTGGGGCGTATTTTCAGCTATCCCAACCCCACAGAATATGCCGGCTGGCAGTAATGAACTGGCCGATAAATTACAGGTTTCTCCTGCGGAAATTGAATTGCGCCCGTTAGGAAAGCCACCACAAAGCCAACAAGCTGATCGCATGATTAACTGGCTGGATGCTATTCACGTTGCGGTTAATCGCCATCCTTCTATTATTAGCAGCGTCGCCTCCCTGGAATCTACCGGCTTTGGGGTGGAAGCGGCTAATGCGGGCTACCTTCCCAATATTTCTGCGGGGGTCACCTCTGGGCGCCAGGAAGATAAGGGCACCGGCCAGATAGCAACGCTTGGCCTATCACAGATGCTGTATGACTTTGGCAAAACCGGCAGCATGGTGGATCTGGCTAGCGCAAAGTTTCTGCGCCAACAGGCCAGCGTATTAGAGCAGGTTGACAGTATTATTCAACAGACGGCTCTGGCGCTGAACGAGGTATACCGCTACGCGCAATTGGTGGAAAACGCCAGGCTCCAGGTTGCTTCGCTACGTGATATTTTGAAATTAACGCAAATGCGTGCGCAGGCAGGGGCCAGCTCCCGTATTGATCCCGTGCAGGCGCAGGCGCGCGTTGAAGCGGCAGAGGCTCAGCAGCAAGAAATGGAGATCAAACTGCAGCAGGAAAGATTCCTGTTGCAATCATTGCTTGGCCAGTCGGTGGTGGAAGCGCAGCTGTCTGCGCCGCAGGATCTGTTGCCGTTGATTCAGCGCGAGGGGGAACGGGTCGATCTGAATAAAAACCCCACGGTGTTGGTAGCGCAGGCGGATGCAGTGATTGCCAAGGCGGAATTACGTAGTTATAAAGCGCAGCGTTATCCAACGCTTTCACTTGAGGCAAGTTCGAACAAATACGTCGGCAATATCGCTGACTACCAAACTCGCAGCCAATATAACAATGTCTACCTGTCGTTAAACAGTTCGATTTATCAGGGCGGCGCCCTGGTGGCGCAGGAAAACGCCAGTGCCAAAGCATTGGAAGCGGCGCGGACGACTATCGACAGCAAGAAAATACAACTAACCGACCAGCAGCGCAGCTATTACCATAATATCCTTGGTTTGCAGCGTAATATCAAAATTTTAAAAAAACGTATGGAAACTATTACCGAAACCCGTGCGTTATATCGTGAGCAATATTTGTCGTTAGGCAATCGCAATGCATTGGATCTGCTAAATGCCGAACAGGAAATCAGCCGGGCTCAGCTTGATCTTATTAATGCCGCCTGTGATTTGTGGGCCTCTGAATTAAACTATGTTGTGTTATCCGGTATGGCCAGGGACGTTTTTAATTTGAATAACAAGATTATTCATGGGTTACGTATTGCTCCGTAG
- the feoB gene encoding Fe(2+) transporter permease subunit FeoB has protein sequence MKALTIGLIGNPNSGKTTLFNQLTGARQRVGNWAGVTVERKEGHFTTPMADITLVDLPGTYSLTTISEQTSLDEQIACHYILSGNADLLINVVDAANLERNLYLTLQLLELGIPCIIALNMLDIAHSQHIEIDVAALSERLGCPVVPMVSTRADGIGVLKQMIDTHRINQLKALVSYPAPLLNAIDELSQAMPPALSSGRRRWLALQMLEGDIYSHALAGQATELLPAIRKGLQLQQHEDPGLMIADARYRSIAAICEVVSNPRDATPNRLTEALDKVILNRWLGIPIFLLVMYLMFLLAINIGGALQPIFDTGSAALFIQGTQWLGFTLHFPDWLTLFLAQGIGGGINTVLPLVPQIGMMYLFLSFLEDSGYMARAAFVMDRLMQALGLPGKSFVPLIVGFGCNVPAIMGTRTLDAPRERLLTIMMAPFMSCGARLAIFAVFAAAFFGQHGAGVVFSLYLLGIMAAILTGLVLKHTVMRGEATPFVMELPVYHVPLMKSLLLQTWQRLKGFVLRAGKVIVIACVFIGGLNSFTFSGKPADNINDSALASVSRVLTPLLQPMGVQRDNWQATVGLVTGAMAKEVVVGTLNTLYTAEHLTNEPFDPASFNLLDALGGAVDETWQGLKNTFSLSVLANPIEASKGDGEMEASSMGTMSSKFGSPIAAYSYLIFVLLYVPCVSVMGAIAREANRGWMTFSILWGLNIAYSLATLFYQTATFHQHPTYSLTAIAAVIIVNLLVWFGLRRARNRVTVHLAAPAAATGCCDNRQRACH, from the coding sequence ATGAAAGCACTGACAATCGGCCTTATTGGCAACCCCAACTCAGGCAAAACCACCCTGTTTAATCAGCTCACGGGCGCGCGCCAACGCGTCGGCAACTGGGCTGGCGTCACGGTAGAACGCAAAGAAGGCCATTTCACCACCCCAATGGCCGACATCACGCTTGTCGATCTCCCCGGCACCTATTCCCTGACCACCATTTCCGAACAAACCTCGCTTGATGAGCAGATCGCCTGCCACTACATCCTTAGCGGCAATGCCGATCTGCTGATTAACGTGGTTGACGCCGCTAATCTGGAGCGCAACCTCTACCTGACGCTGCAGTTGCTGGAGCTCGGCATCCCCTGCATTATCGCGCTCAATATGCTGGATATCGCCCACAGCCAGCACATTGAAATTGACGTTGCGGCGCTGTCTGAACGCTTGGGCTGCCCGGTCGTGCCCATGGTTTCTACCCGCGCCGACGGTATCGGGGTGCTCAAACAGATGATTGACACCCACCGCATCAACCAACTTAAAGCGTTGGTCAGCTACCCGGCGCCGCTGCTGAACGCCATCGACGAATTGAGCCAGGCCATGCCGCCGGCGCTGTCTTCCGGCCGCCGCCGTTGGCTGGCGCTGCAAATGCTGGAAGGCGATATCTACAGCCACGCGCTGGCCGGCCAGGCCACGGAACTGTTGCCCGCCATCCGCAAGGGGCTGCAACTGCAACAGCATGAAGATCCAGGCCTGATGATCGCCGATGCCCGCTATCGCTCGATTGCCGCCATCTGCGAAGTGGTCAGCAACCCGCGTGACGCAACGCCCAATCGCCTGACCGAAGCCCTGGATAAGGTGATCCTCAACCGCTGGCTGGGGATCCCCATCTTCCTGCTGGTGATGTACCTGATGTTCTTGTTAGCCATTAATATCGGCGGCGCGCTGCAGCCGATATTTGATACCGGCTCGGCCGCCCTGTTTATCCAGGGCACCCAGTGGCTGGGCTTCACCCTGCATTTCCCCGATTGGCTGACCCTGTTCCTGGCCCAGGGCATCGGCGGCGGTATCAATACCGTTCTGCCCCTGGTGCCGCAGATTGGCATGATGTATCTGTTTCTGTCGTTTCTGGAGGATTCCGGCTACATGGCGCGCGCCGCGTTCGTTATGGACCGGCTGATGCAGGCGCTCGGCCTGCCCGGCAAATCCTTTGTGCCATTGATCGTCGGCTTCGGCTGCAACGTGCCGGCGATCATGGGCACCCGTACCCTGGATGCGCCGCGTGAGCGCCTGCTCACTATCATGATGGCGCCGTTTATGTCCTGCGGCGCCAGGTTGGCTATTTTCGCCGTATTCGCCGCCGCCTTTTTCGGCCAGCACGGTGCCGGCGTGGTGTTCTCGCTTTACCTGCTCGGGATTATGGCCGCCATTCTCACCGGGCTGGTGCTGAAACATACCGTTATGCGCGGTGAAGCGACTCCGTTCGTGATGGAATTGCCGGTGTATCACGTGCCGTTGATGAAAAGCCTGCTGTTGCAAACCTGGCAACGCCTGAAAGGCTTTGTGCTGCGCGCGGGCAAGGTGATCGTTATCGCCTGCGTATTTATCGGCGGGCTGAACAGCTTCACCTTTAGCGGCAAACCGGCGGATAACATTAATGATTCAGCACTGGCCTCCGTCTCGCGGGTGTTGACCCCGCTGCTGCAACCGATGGGTGTGCAGCGTGACAACTGGCAGGCAACCGTAGGTCTGGTTACCGGCGCGATGGCGAAAGAGGTGGTAGTCGGGACGCTGAATACTTTGTACACCGCCGAACATCTGACGAATGAGCCTTTCGATCCCGCCAGCTTTAACCTGCTGGATGCCTTGGGCGGCGCGGTGGATGAAACCTGGCAGGGCCTGAAGAACACCTTTAGCCTGAGCGTGCTGGCCAACCCGATAGAAGCCAGTAAAGGTGACGGTGAGATGGAAGCCAGCTCGATGGGGACCATGAGCAGCAAATTCGGCAGCCCGATAGCCGCCTACAGCTACCTGATTTTTGTGCTGCTGTACGTTCCTTGCGTGTCGGTAATGGGGGCGATCGCCCGTGAGGCAAACCGCGGCTGGATGACGTTCTCCATTTTGTGGGGGCTGAACATCGCCTATTCGCTGGCGACCCTGTTCTACCAGACGGCGACCTTCCACCAGCACCCAACCTACAGCCTGACGGCCATCGCGGCGGTGATCATCGTGAACCTGCTGGTGTGGTTCGGCCTGCGCCGCGCGCGTAACCGGGTGACAGTGCACCTGGCGGCACCGGCAGCGGCTACCGGCTGTTGTGATAACCGCCAGCGGGCATGCCACTGA
- a CDS encoding HlyD family type I secretion periplasmic adaptor subunit, whose amino-acid sequence MRRFALARFLPWLRRSSTALNSLFSSGGLIVWSVLLLLLALFLWASNFELDEVTVGIGKVVPSSHEQVVQSLEGGILKALMVHEGDVVEAGQVLALLDPTQLESGVQESTSRLRAALATVARLQAETENRELQFPSEVFEDEHLALAETALYHSRKENLAKSLSGLREALALVNRELRLTSSLVAKGAASDVEVLRLKRQANELETKIHDTQNQYMVRAREELAKANAEVAAQRSIIFGRADSLKRTTIIAPVRGIVKNVEINTVGGVVPPRGNLMEIVPLDEQLMIEAEIAPRDVAFITPGQRAVVKLTAYDYHIYGGLEGKVAFISPDTIQDEVHRDKYFYRVYVRTEMDYLVNAAGKKFPVYPGMIAVAEIHTGSKTIIDYLLKPLNRAKEALRER is encoded by the coding sequence ATGAGACGTTTTGCACTTGCGCGGTTTTTGCCGTGGTTACGCCGCAGTAGCACCGCGTTGAATAGCCTGTTTTCATCGGGAGGGTTAATTGTTTGGTCGGTGCTACTGTTATTGCTGGCGCTATTCCTGTGGGCTTCAAACTTTGAATTGGATGAAGTCACCGTTGGCATCGGCAAAGTCGTGCCCAGCTCACATGAACAGGTTGTGCAGTCGCTGGAAGGGGGGATCCTGAAAGCGTTGATGGTGCATGAAGGGGATGTGGTTGAAGCGGGGCAGGTGCTGGCGTTGTTGGATCCCACCCAGCTCGAATCCGGCGTACAGGAAAGCACCTCGCGCCTGCGAGCCGCACTGGCGACGGTGGCCCGCCTACAGGCGGAAACGGAAAACCGTGAACTGCAGTTTCCATCTGAAGTCTTTGAGGATGAACACCTCGCGCTGGCGGAAACCGCGCTTTATCACTCGCGTAAAGAAAACCTGGCAAAAAGCCTTAGCGGGCTGCGTGAAGCGCTGGCTCTGGTTAACCGTGAGCTACGGTTAACTTCTTCTCTGGTGGCGAAAGGTGCGGCAAGCGATGTGGAAGTGCTGCGCCTGAAGCGCCAGGCGAATGAATTAGAGACGAAAATCCACGATACGCAAAACCAATATATGGTGCGCGCCCGCGAGGAATTGGCGAAGGCGAACGCCGAAGTGGCGGCCCAGCGTTCAATTATCTTCGGCCGCGCCGATTCCCTGAAGCGAACCACCATTATCGCGCCGGTGCGCGGGATTGTGAAAAATGTCGAAATTAATACGGTCGGCGGTGTGGTTCCGCCGCGCGGTAACCTGATGGAAATTGTTCCGTTGGATGAGCAATTGATGATTGAAGCAGAGATTGCTCCGCGCGATGTGGCATTTATCACGCCAGGCCAGCGTGCGGTGGTTAAACTCACCGCCTACGATTACCACATTTACGGCGGGCTGGAAGGCAAGGTCGCCTTTATCTCCCCAGATACCATTCAGGATGAGGTGCACAGAGACAAATATTTTTATCGTGTCTATGTGCGTACCGAGATGGATTATTTAGTGAATGCCGCAGGGAAAAAATTCCCGGTTTACCCTGGGATGATTGCCGTGGCGGAGATCCACACCGGCAGTAAGACCATCATTGATTATCTTTTGAAACCGCTGAACCGCGCAAAAGAGGCGTTACGCGAAAGGTAA
- the feoA gene encoding ferrous iron transporter A, producing MIIAINKPYKVIGFTSEISPAYRQKLLSLGILPGSSIEIVRIAPLGDPVEIKARSVNLVLRKKDLALLQLDDRS from the coding sequence ATGATTATTGCAATTAACAAACCCTATAAAGTTATTGGGTTCACCAGCGAGATAAGCCCGGCCTATCGGCAAAAGTTATTGTCCCTCGGTATATTGCCGGGTTCATCCATTGAGATTGTACGTATTGCGCCACTGGGGGATCCGGTAGAAATTAAAGCACGCTCGGTCAACCTGGTATTACGCAAAAAAGATTTGGCGCTGCTGCAGCTGGACGATCGTTCGTAA
- a CDS encoding FeoC-like transcriptional regulator, translated as MAGLLQVRDALALYGSAQARQLSEKLAEPLPLVQAMLDQLTLLGKAERITQAPDSCLPGSCRGCPEGQACKTVIYRPIA; from the coding sequence ATGGCAGGGTTGCTGCAAGTGCGCGATGCGCTGGCGCTGTATGGCAGCGCACAGGCCCGTCAGTTGAGTGAAAAGCTGGCGGAACCGTTGCCGCTGGTGCAAGCGATGCTGGATCAGCTCACCTTGCTGGGCAAAGCGGAGCGCATTACGCAAGCCCCCGACAGCTGCCTTCCGGGCAGTTGCCGGGGCTGCCCGGAGGGCCAGGCCTGCAAGACGGTGATTTATCGGCCGATCGCCTGA
- a CDS encoding type I secretion system permease/ATPase → MDKEDNNGKATASSGHKMHYAPWLDALLLVAKHYRLDGSPERVRGEAEWHSQHQPQELLIENMARQLGLLVIFERFHPGMLDPWRLPLIADFGERGVGVITTCGDDGKVTVVLNGEKQLQTVLTADEVGENVQRVLLVKPETSIPDARVDDYIKPYRADWLWQTILKEWPGYVNVMFASLISNVLALSAMLFTMQVYDRIIPSQSEPSLWVLFGGVAIALTFVFIMRITRTHISDTIGKRADLRISDRVFGHALRIRNDLRPKSTGSFIAQIRELEQVRELITSTTVSAMADLPFLVIFLFILWLLGGGLVLVPLAAIPLIVIPGLLAQRALARLSRDTMRESAVRNAMLVESVQGMDDIKLLRAEPYFQNQWNHLNEVISKSSKKQRFISGLLMSWTGEVQSFTYVCVVLVGAFWAMEGEISTGVLIACSMLSSRMMAPLGQLAMILSRWQQAKVAREGLENLLRCEVDQPERVVQVHRAKIFGDYSLTAVSYRYDPTATRPVLTLPQLTIKQGEKVALLGRNGSGKSTLLQMLAGLLQPNDGVILLDGIRLSAQDPLDVRRDVGLVGQQSSLFFGTLRENLLMGMPLATEEELAQALAISGAIDFIRNLPEGLDYVLQEGGKGLSGGQKQQLLLARALLRQPSVLLLDEPTAWLDDGVEKHLIEKLSAWMGNRTLIIATHRPAVMQLVDRIILLDNGKIVRDGTKAEMLMPAPVKPAAAPRQGKVNLAAQGAPL, encoded by the coding sequence ATGGATAAAGAAGATAATAACGGTAAGGCAACTGCCTCATCGGGCCATAAAATGCATTATGCTCCCTGGCTTGATGCGTTATTGCTGGTGGCGAAGCATTATCGCCTTGATGGCTCGCCCGAACGTGTGCGCGGTGAAGCCGAATGGCATTCACAGCATCAGCCGCAGGAGTTACTGATTGAAAACATGGCGCGCCAACTCGGTTTGCTGGTGATCTTTGAGCGCTTTCACCCCGGTATGTTGGATCCCTGGCGCCTGCCGTTGATCGCCGATTTTGGCGAACGCGGGGTTGGAGTGATCACCACCTGTGGCGATGACGGCAAGGTCACCGTTGTTCTCAACGGCGAAAAGCAGCTGCAAACAGTGCTGACCGCTGATGAGGTTGGCGAAAATGTTCAACGCGTGCTGTTGGTCAAGCCGGAAACGTCAATACCGGACGCCCGGGTGGACGACTATATCAAACCCTACCGCGCAGACTGGCTGTGGCAAACCATCCTGAAGGAGTGGCCGGGCTACGTTAACGTCATGTTTGCTTCACTTATTTCAAACGTGCTGGCGCTGTCGGCCATGCTTTTTACTATGCAGGTTTACGATCGGATTATCCCTTCGCAATCTGAGCCGTCGCTGTGGGTGCTGTTCGGTGGCGTGGCGATCGCACTGACCTTTGTTTTTATCATGCGCATTACCCGCACCCATATTTCAGACACCATCGGCAAACGCGCCGATCTGCGCATTTCCGATCGGGTTTTTGGCCACGCGCTGCGCATTCGTAATGATTTGCGGCCAAAATCGACCGGATCGTTCATTGCGCAAATTCGCGAATTGGAGCAGGTACGTGAACTGATCACCTCCACCACCGTTTCGGCCATGGCCGATCTCCCGTTTTTGGTGATTTTCCTGTTTATTCTTTGGTTGCTGGGCGGTGGATTGGTGTTGGTACCGCTGGCGGCCATTCCGCTGATTGTGATTCCCGGCCTGCTGGCCCAGCGCGCGTTGGCGCGGCTATCGAGAGATACCATGCGCGAATCTGCGGTCCGCAACGCGATGCTGGTGGAGTCTGTTCAAGGCATGGATGACATCAAACTGCTGCGTGCTGAACCCTACTTTCAAAATCAATGGAACCACCTGAACGAGGTCATCAGTAAGTCATCTAAAAAACAACGGTTTATTAGCGGCTTGCTGATGAGCTGGACCGGAGAAGTCCAATCGTTCACCTATGTCTGCGTGGTGCTGGTTGGCGCTTTCTGGGCGATGGAGGGCGAGATCTCAACCGGGGTGCTGATTGCATGCTCGATGCTCTCTTCGCGCATGATGGCGCCGCTCGGCCAACTGGCGATGATCTTGTCGCGTTGGCAACAGGCGAAAGTTGCGCGTGAAGGGCTGGAAAACCTGCTGCGGTGCGAAGTCGATCAGCCAGAGCGCGTTGTGCAGGTGCACCGGGCAAAAATCTTTGGCGACTACAGCCTTACGGCAGTCAGCTACCGTTACGATCCCACAGCCACCAGGCCGGTGCTAACATTGCCGCAGTTGACCATTAAACAAGGCGAAAAAGTGGCCTTGCTGGGCCGGAACGGCTCGGGTAAATCGACGCTATTGCAGATGCTGGCCGGCCTGCTACAGCCCAATGACGGGGTTATTTTGCTTGATGGCATCCGCCTGTCGGCCCAGGATCCGTTGGATGTCCGGCGCGACGTGGGCCTGGTGGGGCAACAGTCTTCGCTGTTTTTTGGCACCCTGCGTGAAAACCTGTTGATGGGCATGCCGTTGGCGACGGAAGAAGAGCTGGCGCAAGCGCTGGCGATCAGCGGCGCGATCGATTTTATCCGTAACCTGCCGGAAGGGCTCGATTATGTGCTGCAAGAAGGGGGAAAAGGCCTGTCCGGCGGGCAGAAACAGCAACTGCTGTTGGCGCGGGCGCTATTACGCCAGCCCAGCGTGCTGCTCTTGGATGAGCCGACGGCCTGGTTAGATGACGGTGTTGAAAAGCACCTAATCGAAAAACTGAGTGCCTGGATGGGCAACCGTACGCTGATTATCGCCACCCACCGCCCGGCGGTGATGCAATTAGTGGATAGGATCATTCTGCTCGATAATGGGAAAATTGTTCGTGACGGCACGAAGGCTGAAATGCTGATGCCTGCACCGGTAAAACCGGCAGCCGCGCCCCGCCAAGGGAAAGTGAACCTGGCCGCGCAGGGGGCTCCGCTATGA